The window ATCAAATAATAAATGACAAAGATGCAGGATATACATGTGACCAGAGAATTGGAATATGTCTGATCATGTGATTCATGCCCGTGTAGGCAGCCCCTCGTCCCTCATTTATAACTAAGGGGACTAAGCAAATTAGTTTCTGGAttactaaaaaacaaaatagtttcTAAATTACCGATTTATTGTTAACTCCCTCCCCACTCAAAGATTGTGTGTGCAGAATTGAAGGTGCTATTTTACCCGGCAAACCCCCAGATATTGTGCAACAGCCTCTCGAGTCAAAACAAAAGTTGGCGACCCTTGGTATGACTGGCTCAAGTGGCATCAATTTTGCTAGCTCAAACGTAATACAGTGGCCTTTACTGATATTGGTGTCAATGTCtaagctattttttttttcatcatccCATGACTTGAGGGTAGATTTGCAACTTTAAcgttttttcttaaaaaaaaaaaaaaaaaaaaccctcctcATATGCACTATTCGTACactaaacaagaaaataataatattatattcatgcaagttttgaaaattacaaCGTCATTGTTCAATGTTGATAGTATAAAACCATCAATAATATACAACTAATTATACTTTCATTCCTCCTCATATGCACTCTTCGTGCactaaacaagaaaataataacACTACATCCATGcaagttttaaaaattacaacatcATTGTTCAATGTTGATAGTATAAAACCATCAATAATATACAACTAATCATACTTTCATTCATTCTCAAAATCTTATGGAcagtttctaaattttttttctaatacaaGAAATTCTACGAAGTGAAAATTAAATATCAAAGGATATGAGTAAATAAATGTAGACGCTTAAGTCACCTAGCCACAAACATTTATTTATCTTATTTTGGAATTAAGTCAAACGTCTAaggtttttgaaatttgttcATTAAAGAATGAGTTAtcccaattttttttactttgagtTATCCCAAGTTTAACTTGCAGTTGGTATTTGCCATTTCCTAATTTAATCCCAAATGTGAGGAAGAAAGTTGAAGTCAACAAGAAAAttagcttttaaattttttattttttatttaaaaaaaaaaaaaaagaagaattgtTTCTTCAAGTCATTTTAGGATTTTGcttgctataaaaaaaatagtcatTTTAAGTTCTAAATTCCAACAGATATCGTACACCCCTCTCGTTTAATAGGAACCGGAACCGGAACTGGAACCTTCCGAAAATTCCCCAAGTTTGCAATTAGGGCTTTTGTATTGTAATTGAAGACCACCGGAACCGGACTTTCCAACGTTGTTACTTTGCATCAGCCAGTTGAGGCCTGCGATCGCCGTAGGATTGAACGATTATCGGGTGTGTAGATTTGctttttgaagatcaaatgttttgtttgtttgtttgttggagTTTGGAATTTATAATTCGGCATTTGAAGGTTCCAATGCAATTCCCAAATCAATGAAATTTCCAGTCTTCTAGGGTTTGACTGCAAAACCCTAAATATTTGTTTGCACGTTCAGATTCAGCTCTGTCGAGCAATAGCATCATCCGGGATTCTATTTCGTATTGCAAAATCAGACAATATCTGTTATATTGCTTGTCGATTCTGCGAATTATGTACTACTGTACTAGGAAGTTTGATCTTTGTTGTTGAAAGGAAAAATGATGTTTGATTCTACAGGCAGATACTAAAGGTTGGAAACTTGAGGTTACTTTCTGAACCATTTCGACTAGCATGGAAGATCAGTACTCCAATGAAGGCGCCAGTTCCGGCAATGTTGTTGGGGCCACTTCTGATTCAAATCTTGAGATCAATATTAAGACTTTAGACTCACAGATGTACAGTTTTCaagttgataaaaatgtgaGTTCTAGTCTTTGGTCATGTCTTTCGTAATGCTTACTTATATGGGGTTTAGTTTTGTTATTTGTCATATCTAAACCTTGAGCCAACTGCTAGGAACTACATGTTTGTCCCTGCCCTTATCAAGATATGATCCTTTCAAgatcttatttattttatatactgAGATGTTTGTACATATACATTTTTATTTCAGATGCGAGTTTCACTGTTCAAGGAAAAAATAGCTGATCAAACAGGTGTACCAGTCGGTCAGCAGCGGCTGATTTTCAGGGGAAGGGTGTTAAAAGATGACCATCCTCTTTCTGAGTATCGTATCCTACTATTCCGAACATGTATTGTTTACATTAGATTTATATAGGAATTCTGGTGCGTGTAGTATGTTCACCCAGGCAGAATGCTTGAAATTTGAGTAACTGAATTGGATCTCTACCTGTCATCTGTCAGCTGGGTTGGTTAGTTGATTGTGTCACCACAATAcatatgttgacacacaaacCTCTTGTatgacatttcaatttttttaagctTTCAAAATTTTAGGTATTACAATAGTTATTGTTGATCCCCCACTTAGTTTCTATTGCTAAACCTTTTGGGAGTGCCTCATGATCAAATCCTTGTTGTCCTGCAATGTGGTTGCTGTTGCACATCTTAGCCACTGTTGATCAGTTTCAGCATATGATCCCTTAACCTCTTGTAGATTTGGAAAATGGGCACACATTGCACTTAGTTATTAGGCAGCCATCCCAGCCACAACCTTCATCGGGTACAAGTTCTGGCGAGGCACATGTGAATAGTGGTAAATAAGTAATTTGATTTTAGTAGTGTTGGTACTTCTATTTCAGGTTTAGAGTAATTTGTTTTTTGAGCAATGTTGGTATATAAGCTTCTTGATGTAATTTGGCAGGAAATGATGCTAGTGGTGTTCCTCGTGGTCGCATTGGCCAGATATCTCACAGTGTAGTTCTTGGGACATTTAATGTTGGAGATCAAGGTGAAGGCGCTGTTCCTGATCTTAGTCGGGTTCGTATTCGCTTCTTGTTGTGTTAAAGTAATGgatttatatgtgtgtgtgtgtgtgtgtgtgtgtgtgtgtattatatatAAATGGGTGAGGAGCCTTAAAGTTGTACTTCCGGAAGCACATTATACTTTATTCTTTCTTGGTAGCTTATTGGCGCGGTTCTGAATTCTATTGGAATTGGCACCCAGGCTACAACTAATGGCACAGGCAACCCACAGTTCACTACTTCGGTGAGCAATGAATGTTTCTTGAAATTACAACCAGATATGTCTAATATCCTAAGTATTTTTCTCACTTGCAATTGTGGTCCagataaaataaattgattaaattaCTAGTTTCTTGAAACTGCTGTAATCTTgtaaaactaaagaaaatgtcATAAGTGTTCATGGGCTAACGTTCcttaggaaaaaaatataaatttcttGTGTGGTTTTCCTACAGTCAAACACTCCTGGTCAGCCTCGTAATGGAAATGAAACAGAAGGGTCTCATAATGTCAACGGAGGAGGACATCAAGCACAGTCTGGACAGGCATTTCCTACTCAACCATTCCAAACTTTTCCTCAAGCTGTGCAAACTCCTCTTGCAGCTGCAGCATTTCCTATGCCTTCATTAAATATGGTATTGTTATGGTTTTTTGGGCATGTCTTATAAGTGAATTGGACATGTATGTGACTGCTTaatgttttttatgttttctgttCAGCCAATTCCACACTCTTTGGATACACTATCCGAGTTCATGAAGAGAATGGAGCAGGGATTATCGCAAAATGgttaaaaaccaaaaagtcTTTTACTATACAGTAAGACATAAGGAATAAGCTAAAATTTTCTGGTTTTATTTAGGTTATCAGCCAAATACATCTGCAACCAATACAGGAGACCCATCTAGGGTGAACTTACCTTCCACTGCACAGGGGATGCCCACACCTGAGGCATTGGGGATTGTTCTTCGTCATGTAGAGCGACTACTCAGCAATCATGCTGTTTCTGCGCTATCTGTAAGACTTCTAAAGTTATCTTTCCCTATTGATTATGCTGTTTATGCTATTTTTTCCAGAGAAACTATGATGGCACCATACACATACAATGATCATTTTCCCTCGAATTAACTGTTAGTCTTGGACTTAAAAAGTTTTGTATTTTCCCATTTGGGTTGTAGAAGAAGGGTTCCTTTGCATGCTAGAGCATATCGTATCTAAGTTTCAATTGCATTGTATAACAATGCAGTTCAAAGATTTCATGTCTTCTATGATTAAAGGAATTAAAACTTGCCTTTTTATAAGGATACAAACTTTTTGAGGCTTGGATTATTAAAGTGCTTGCTCACCACAGTCATTATTCAATCCGCCCAGCTGATCAGTTCAGTTTGGTGGATTGGATCAATTTCAATAGATTCACGTGTAATATGAAGATTGAAGCTATTGTAAAGTGTTTTGCTCATATCATGTACCAAACATAATTCTCAAAGAAAGTTATTGTTTCCATACTTTCAAATGCTTACCAACTCTCATTTATTAAAATGGAAAGCTTCATCCTGATAAAGATTCATGACCATTTCATCTTTATTTACTGCTTGTGTTAACTGATTCtgagtttaattttaatttgctGCAACTTTGTAGCACATTGCAGGACGCTTGGAACAAGATGGAGCGTCTCCTGATCCATCTGTGAGAGGTCAAATTCAGACAGAATCTATACAATTAGGACTTGCAATGCAACATTTAGGTTCTCTTCTTCTTGAGCTTGGCCGAACGATTTGGACCCTTCGTATGGGGCAGTCTCCAGTATGTTCTAGTTTGATCTCAATGTCCGGGTTTAAATCTGTGAATAATAGGCTATAGTTGTTTATAATTGTTGTGGCAAAAAAATCTACAGGGAGAAGCTGTTGTGAATGCTGGGCCAGCAGTTTATATATCCCCATCAGGGCCTAATCCTATAATGGTCCAGGTTTGTTGATGCATTTATTATGAATGTATACATACTATCACATATGGATTAAGCAAGACATGCAAATGAAAACATATAAATTAGTCGagtgaaaattattattattgggGACTAATTTTGATAGTATAGTGGAGAAGCAAAGTATGGCCATTAGTTCAATAAGTGTGGTTGTTTAACTCGGCGTTTTATCTTTTTGTTGGTATATCCATTTTTTGAGGTTTGGttaattttggtttaattaTATTGATTTTGTTTAGATGCCAACCAACCCCCGCGAATAATGTTTTGTTTGCAGCCTTTCCCTCTTCAAACAAGCTCACTCTTTGGTGGTTCTGTACCTCAATCAAACCCTGTGAGTTTTGGTCCTGTTGGAATTGGAAGTGCTCCAAGGAATGTAAACATCCATATACATGCTGGTAAGTAAAATTTATTGCTGACTTGAAGCTTTTACCTTTTATGTATCAATGCAAAACACTTTTTACCATCGAGTACCTCACTTGCACAAATTATTTCCGCAGTTGGTGCTAGGGGTAGTAATGGGGAGGGTATCCCATCTGGTTCTAGGGATTCAGGTGGCAGGGTGCTGCCAGTGAGAAATGTAGTTGGTGCCACTATTCCATCCTCCCAAATTGGTGTTTCAGTCTCCAATGCGTCACAACCCAGTTCTGGTGTTTCAGTTTCACAGCAGCCTTCTGGCTCCTCGCTTTCCTCCATTGTTGCTGAACTTAACTCACATTTTAGAAATTTTGTTGGCGATACACAAGCTGAAGACACAGTTCAATCAGGTACCTTGCTGTATGTGCTTTGGCTTCTGTGGATATAGAATGTCATTCTAGTTTTCCTAAGCTATTTTGTTCTGTAATCAGGTCAGGATGTGTCCACTGTTCAGAATCCATCTGTTGAACCACGTAATTATGCAGGAAGTGAACCTCCAAGTACTGGCTATATCGATGTAGCTGGTGTGTCACTACCTGGTTGCACATCTGAAAGTGAAGGTCAGAAGGTATGTTTCACACATTCTTGGAATTCCCTTCATTTAGgttgttttatatatttatttattatttcacTGATGTAATCCGATGCCCAACCGTAATGTGTCAAAGTTCGTAATTCTCAGGATTCAGGAAGTGTTAGTACCTTGAAAAACGATTCAATATTCCCGGTTGGAGGTTCTCTAAGCTCTTCAAGTGGCCAAAACACCATGGTGAGAGAAGATGAGAGGGGAAATGCTCCACAATCCAGTGAGAAGCAAGCTGAGGGTGCGAAATCTGTTCCACTTGGTT of the Pyrus communis chromosome 1, drPyrComm1.1, whole genome shotgun sequence genome contains:
- the LOC137732242 gene encoding ubiquitin-like domain-containing protein CIP73, encoding MEDQYSNEGASSGNVVGATSDSNLEINIKTLDSQMYSFQVDKNMRVSLFKEKIADQTGVPVGQQRLIFRGRVLKDDHPLSEYHLENGHTLHLVIRQPSQPQPSSGTSSGEAHVNSGNDASGVPRGRIGQISHSVVLGTFNVGDQGEGAVPDLSRLIGAVLNSIGIGTQATTNGTGNPQFTTSSNTPGQPRNGNETEGSHNVNGGGHQAQSGQAFPTQPFQTFPQAVQTPLAAAAFPMPSLNMPIPHSLDTLSEFMKRMEQGLSQNGYQPNTSATNTGDPSRVNLPSTAQGMPTPEALGIVLRHVERLLSNHAVSALSHIAGRLEQDGASPDPSVRGQIQTESIQLGLAMQHLGSLLLELGRTIWTLRMGQSPGEAVVNAGPAVYISPSGPNPIMVQPFPLQTSSLFGGSVPQSNPVSFGPVGIGSAPRNVNIHIHAVGARGSNGEGIPSGSRDSGGRVLPVRNVVGATIPSSQIGVSVSNASQPSSGVSVSQQPSGSSLSSIVAELNSHFRNFVGDTQAEDTVQSGQDVSTVQNPSVEPRNYAGSEPPSTGYIDVAGVSLPGCTSESEGQKDSGSVSTLKNDSIFPVGGSLSSSSGQNTMVREDERGNAPQSSEKQAEGAKSVPLGLGLGVLERKRQARQPKPLTKNGDGGITSSPINQNQQVIGGQQVSQSLASRSSDVSRMNSSDVPARQTVPAVGQVRDGRPLGGQGLVGQVDMGSMMSQVLQSPALNGLLAGVSDQTGAGSPDILRNMLQNFTQNPQMRNAVNQIAEQVDSQDLGTLFGGGQGGGIDMSRMFQQMMPIVTRALGAGSNPVRPSSALVPESRPPHNERGLSGDDNIPNSEINLQEVVQRIENLNAPGDVFHALVENSVQLSGGGSGPQELVDELCRDEHLSSEYVQILRRDIRRRLEGDSGKDKC